The following DNA comes from Candidatus Baltobacteraceae bacterium.
GCGGTCATAACCCTTCGGGCAAGGGCATTTTCCGGTGCGGGTCTTCGTTGCATCCTCGGTCACAGAGCGCGTTGCTATGCTCCCTCGGATGCGCCTCGATTCGCACCGGAAAATGCTCCTTGCGATCGGTACAGCGACTTCTTCAGAGCTTCCCCAGACCGAAACCGGGGAACTCGCTGTGCGGCTCGCTAGCCTTCGATGATCAGCAGGCCTTCGAGCACGAGCAGCTTGATCAGCAGCTCGCGATGTTCGGGAGAGAGTGCCGGGTCCATCTCCGCCGCGCTCGCCGGTCCGCGCTGCAAACGCTCGAAGGCTGCTTTACAGATCGGCGGGAACGCGACGACCTTCCCGGCGATGAGCAGTTCGATCCCTTCACCGCGCGTTCGTACGACGTACGGGATCGTCTCGTCGATACGCACCCGCGTCGCCGGGGTGATCGCGAAGGTCTGCAGCGCTTGTGCGAAGGCGCCGTTCGCGTTCGGCCGCGTAAGGCGGAAGAGCTCGTTGAGCGCGATGTCGAGCGCGACCCGCATACGCGGCGTCTCGAACGTCTGGGTGAGGCGCGACTCGAAGAACTGGCCCAGCCGCGTCGCCAGATCTTCCTGCGCGAGCACCGCCGGCGGCAGCGCGTGCCGCAGCTCGACGTCTTGATCGCCCGCAATCCGCAGCGCGAGATCCAGTACGTCGGTGATGCGTACCGGCGCGAGTGCAAAGGTGCAGTGGAGCGAGAGGCTCTGCGACGTCTTGGCTTCGTGCGGAAAGCCGCGCGGAATGTAGAGCGTGTCGCCGGCGCGCAGCCGTACTTCGTCGAGGAGCTTGAGGCCCTCGACCTTCGTGCCGCTGTGGAAGGGCTGCGACTCGAGCGGAAGCTGAATGATCGGCTCGTAGATGCGCCAGGTCTTCTCGCCCGCGATTTGGGCCGTCAGCGTGTCGTGCGTGTCGTGGTGGACCTCGAATCCTTGCGCGGCCGGCGGCGTGAAATACACGTTCGGCTGGGCAAACGCCATGAGGTCACGCTGCAGGTGATTGCAAAAGCGCTGCAGCCGCGCGCTGAAGAGCGCCGCATCCTTGATAATGATGGTGTAGCCGTCGGCGAAGTACGAGACGACCTTGCGGGCGTCGATCCAGCGGCGCGGGCCTTTGCCGGTGAGCCGCCAGCGCACGCTCGGGCGCTCGTAGGTGAAATCGTCCTCGGGAATCTCGGGGCTGCCGGCCTTGACCAGCGCGAAGTTCTCCGGCTCGCGCGCGCCGACGACCAGTGAGTCCTCGAGATCCGCAACGTTGTAAACATCGGCAAAGTAGGCCTCGTCGCCGCGCTCGACGTGGAGGGGCAGCTTCTCGAAGTGCCGGTCGAAGAATTCGGTGACGGTGCGCGGCGCGAGGACGAGCTCCAACGCGGGGCGGCTGATGAGCGCGGATTCCACTTCTGGTGATATCGACCGGCCCCGCGAAGGGGCTTAGCGCTTTAACCAAATGGACAAAGGCAAGCCGGTCGGACTGTATAAATGGGCCGCCATGCGTGACTTCCTCGAACTTCCATACAGCGAACTCGAAGAGCTGAACCTGGCAGCCAAGGAGCAACACAGAAACCGGGTACCCCTCGACAAGATCCAGGCCGACCGGCTGAGCTACCTCGGCAAGGAGAGCCGTATCAAGGCCGTGACGGTCCTCTTCAGCGACCTCGAAGGCCGTTTGCACATGCTCGACTACGACAAGAAGTTCTTGCTCAAGTCGTACGACAATCTGACCTTCGACGGCTCGTCGATCCGCGGTTTCACCGCGCAGCGCGAGAGCGACCTGCGCCTGGCGCTGGACTGGGGGGCGTTCTACTGGGCGCCCGCCGACGTGTTCGGCCCGGGCAAGATGCTGGTGTTCGGCGACGTGCTCAACCGCGACGGCAGCCCCTTCTCGGGCGATATCCGCGGCACGTTGAAGCGCCTCTCCGACGATGCCTACAGCAAGAACGGGTACACGCTCAACGCGGCCAATGAAATCGAAGGTTTCCTCTTCGACGGCATCGACGCGGAGCAAAATTTCTACGAGACCGAGAAATTCGACTACGTCAACACCGGCGGGTACTACAAATCACTGCCGGGCGATCCTCTGCGCCGTTTCATCGATACGGTTGCCGAGGTGCAGCGCGCGATGGGATTCGAGAACGAAAAAGATCATCCCGAGGTCGCGCCCTCGCAGTTCGAGATCAACTACAACTACGGCGAGGCGGTTTCGGCCGCCGACCGGATCGCGCTCTACAAATTGATCTGCCGGCAAGTCGCGACCGGCATGGGCATGACCGCAAGCTTCCTTCCCAAACCCGTCGTCGGCGTCAACGGCAGCGGCATGCATACCAACGTGTCGGTGAGCAAAGACGGCAAGAATCTGTTTTGGGATCCGAAGGGCGACGAGAACCTGAGTTCGCTCGCGCTTTCCTTCACCGATCGGATTTTGAGCGCCGGCGAAGACATCTGTTTGATGCTCAATTCCTCGGTGAACGCCTACCGGCGTCTCGATCCTCACTTCGAAGCGCCGAATCAAATCATGGCATCGGCGATCGATCGCGGCTCGATGGTGCGCTTTCCGATCGGCAACGAACGCAGCGTGCGCATCGAGGTGCGCTCGGTGGCGCCCGATGCAAACCCATACATGGTGATGCTGGCGGTCTTCAAGACCGGTCTCGAAGGCACGATCTCGAGTACGCCCAACCTGCGTCAGGCCAAGCGCTTTCTTCCCGACAACATCTACGACGCGCTGGCGGCATTCCGGAACTCGAAGTGGACGAGCGCGATGCTCGGTGATGACGTGAAGGAACGCTACGCGGAGTTGAAGCAAGTCGCAGCCGACCGCTGCCCGCGTTCGCTCGGCACCTACGTGAAGGCGCCGGAAGTGCAGTTCCACCACGAAGTCTACAACCAATATCTCTGGAATTTATTTTAGAGAAGGCCCGAAATAGCGCGCATTGTTTGTCATCCTGAGCGTCTTTAGCCCGTATCGTCGCTTTCTCGATCTGGCCTAAAATAGCGTTTCCGAGTTCACCGCCTGGATAATGCGCTGGCGGCCTTGCGCGGATACGATACTCCAATCTCTCACTCTTCGCGTTAAGGGGTTGGGTCGTGTTTGTATTAGCTGACGTAAATCCGTATCTCGAAGCCCCGAAATGGCTGAACTCCGGCGATACCGCGTGGCAGCTCACCGCCGCGACGTTCGTCGGACTGCAAAGCGTTCCGGGTCTCGCCATCCTCTACGCCGGACTCGTCAAGAAGAAGTGGGCGCTCAATTCGGCGGTCATGGTTTTCTACGCGTTTTCGGTCGTGCTGCTCTCGTGGACGCTGCTGAGCTACAACATGAGCTTCGGCAATCCGGCCAAACTCGGCCCGGGGATCCTTGCGGCGTTCATCGGCATTCCGGGGCCCGCGCTCGGTCCGTTTTACGAGATCGGGCAGTCGGTCGTTCCGCTCGCGGCGAGCGGAATGCCGGCGCTGCACTTCCCCGGCTCCGCGATGATCTACTTCCAGTTCGTCTTCGCGGCGATCACGCCGATCCTCATCGCGGGCTCGGTCTTCGGCCGCATGAACTTCAAAGCATGGATGCTCTTCGTTCCGCTTTGGAGCATCATCGTCTACTCGATCGGCGCGTTCGCGCTGTGGGGCGGCGGCTGGCTCGCACAACTCGGAGCGGTCGATTACTCGGGCGGTTACGTGATTCATTTGGCGGCTGGCATCTCCGGCTTTACCGCTGCGGCCGTCGTCGGTCCGCGTCTGCTCGCCGATCAGCGTGATTTCGAGCCCAACAATCTGATCATGGCGTTCGCCGGCGCCGGCATACTCTGGCTCGGCTGGAACGGCTTCAACGGCGGCGACCCGTACTTCGCCAACGCCGATGCCGGTGCGGCGGTGCTCAACACGAACATCGCGACCGCGACGGCACTGCTCGTGTGGCTGATTGCCGACATGTTCGCGACCGGCAAACCGAACGCGGTCTCGATGATCAACGGCATGATCGCGGGGCTCGTCGCGATCACGCCGTGCGCCGGTTACGTGAACGGGTACGGCGCGATCATGGTCGGTGTGGTCACGATCGTTCCTTGGCTCACGCTTCGCTATCTCAGCCGTCTCTCGTTCTTCAAGAAGGTCGACGACACGTTCTCGGTTCTGCACACGCACGGCGTGGCGGGCCTGGTGGGCGGATTGATGGCCGGCCTCGTCGCCGATCCGAATATGATCGAGTACGTTGCCAACGCCGCGGCGGGCAAAAATGCCGCGACCGTTTCGGTTTCGGGTTGGCTCTACGGCGGCGGCCCGACGCAGTTCGTGCATCAAGCCGAAGCGGCGGCGTTCATCATCGTCACCAACGTCATCGGCACGTTCGTGATCCTGAAGGTGATCAGTTTCATCGTGCCGCTACGCGTTACCGAGGACCACATGGAAGCGGGCGATCTCGCCATCCACGGTGTCGACCCGATCCCGGGCATCGGCGTTCCGGCCGCGCCTGCGGGCTCGCGCGCATGAGGGTAGCAGCACTGGCGCTCGTGGCGGCCGTGGCCGCCGCGGGCGCTCTGGGGGCAGCGACGGCGGCGTCTGCACAGCAGACGCCGCCGCCTACTCCGGCGCCGACGCCGACCCCAACCGCAACCCCATACGCCTCCGGCGCGATCGGGGGCGACCTCATGATCGTGGGCATACAAACATACAACACCAATGTCAGCGGCGCGCTCGATACGCCGAACGGCGCCGACAAACAGGGACGCGACGACCTGAGCGACCTGCTCGTCAACGCGAGCGCGACATCGGGGTATTACAAGATCTCCGCGACGGCCGGCGGGTACAACTTTCCGACCGTCGGCACCGCGATCAATTCGACGTTCAATAACTACAAGTCGCTCACCGATAACGCGACGTGCGCGAACACGAGTTGCTATTCGCTCGTTCCGCTGTGGCAAGCCGCCTACACCTCGCCCGATCAGCATCTCACGATCTACGGAGGACAGATCGGAACGCTGCTCGGCGCGGAGGGCGCGTTCACCTATCAAAACGTCGACATCGAGCGGGGACTGGGATGGGCGCTCGAGCCGGTGGTGAGCCGCGGCGTGCACGCCGGCTACAGCAATGGCCCATGGACGGTTGCCGCGGAATACAACGACGGCTTCTACAGCGGTTCGCTGCGCACGATCGAATACGAGGTCGCCTGGGCTCCCTCGAGTGCGACCTCGCTTACCTTCGTCGGGATGAATCCGGGCGCGAACACGCCCGGCAATGCCACGTCTGCGATCGCAAACCAATCCGAGTACAATTTGATGTACTCGCGCGCCGCGGGGAAATGGCAATTCTCGCCGTACGCGCTCTGGGTGCGTTCGCCATCGTCCGCGGCCCTGGGATTCACGAGCGCGGAGTCGGACTACGCGCTCTCGCTGCTCGGTTCGTACACGTTCTCCAACGCCTTCCTGGTCGGATTTCGCATCGAAGACGCGGAGAACGAAGCGGCGACCAGTGATCTGAGCCCCAACGCGTTCCTGTTGTACGGTCCGGGGAGCGGAGCGACGACGTTCACGCTCACTCCCACCCTGAAATTCGGCGGGTCCGGCATCCTCCGGGTCGAGTGGGCGCATGCGAGCGTGCGCAACGGCATCGCTGGAACGATTTTTGGAACGGCGGGATCGCTCACGTCGCAAAACCGGATCGGTTTCGAGTTCGGCGCGAGCCACTAAGGGAAGGAACGGAAGGCGCGGAATCGAACATATGTTCGTCGCAAAGGCACTAGAACGGGGCGGGAGGACGTGATAAGATCAGCCGTCCGGTCCACCCTGGAAGGGCCGGCAGTGGTTCGGGTTTAGCCCGAGTCACTTGGCTAGAACGCCGTCATCCTGAGCTTGTCGAAGGGCGGCGTTTCAACCACCTAGTCGAAAGGACAACATACGTGGCCGCCACCAAGACGAAGCGCGCGGTGAAAGATCGCCGCCCGAAGCGCAAATCGTGTAATTTCTGCGCCGACAAGGCGATCGACATCAGTTATCGCGACGTGAACCGCCTCAAGAAATACGTTTCCGAGCGCGGTAAGATCGTTCCGCGGCGCATCTCCGGCAATTGCGCCAAGCATCAACGGTTGCTGACGACCGCGGTCAAGCGCGCGCGCGTCATCGCGTTTCTTCCTTACGTTTCCGAATAGCCACGGGGTTCTCAACATGAAGGTCATTCTTCTGGGCGACGTCAAGGCGCTCGGAAAGAAGGGCGACGTGGTCGACGTCGCCGAGGGATACGCGCGCAATTTCCTCCTTCCGCGCAATCTTGCGTCGGAGGCGAACAAAGGCGCGCTCGCCGCGCACGCCGACCAAAAGCGCGCGCAGGAAAAGCGCGAGGCGCAGACGCTCGCGCAAGCCAAGGAACTCGCCAGCAAAATCGAGAGCATGCAGCTCGACGTCAAAGCCAAGGCCGGCGGCAACGGCAAGCTCTTCGGTGCCGTTACCAACGCCGACGTCGCACACGCGCTCGCCAAGGCACTCGAAGTCGACGTCGACAAACACAAGATCGAGATCAAGAGCGCGATCAAGGCGCTCGGGTCCTATCCCGTGGAAATCAAACTCCATCGCAACGTGGTCGCCAAAGCGACGATCAACGTCGTTTCCTCGTAGGCCGGCGAATCGTGGCGGCCGGATCCGACGGCACCTATGCCTCGCGCCTGCGGCGCAAATACGGCGTTGAAGACGAGCTGAACCGCTACGTCTCGGCACTCTACGAGATGCTGGCCGGAGCGATCGGTCACGACAAGCTCGTGCTTCGTGCCGGAAAGGTGAGCGCACTGAAGATGATGCGCTCGCAAAACCTTTCCGATCGTTTGTGCGCGCTCGGCCGACTGGTCTTCGAGGATCCGACGCTCGAACGAGCGACCACGCGCGCCCAACAGCGCAAGACGATCGCCGAGATCGAAGAAGCGATGGCGGATCTGCTCGCGCAGAAGAGCGTGGGCGACGCGATCGATCGCAAGGTCTCCGAGAAGATGAACGCGCGTCATCAGGAGTACCTCAACGATCTCAAACTCGAGGCGCTCCGCGAGGACGCCGGGCCCGAAACGCCGGCGACGCAGGCGAAACTCGAGGAACTCGAAGCGCTTTCGCAGCGCAGCCTCGCGGCATCGGCGTTGCAGCAACTGCGTCCGCAGCGCCTCGCCGAAATCATCGGACAAGAGAGCGCGATCAAAGCGCTGCTCGCAAAGATCAGCTCGCCCTACCCGCAACACGTCATTTTGTATGGACCGCCGGGCGTGGGCAAGACCACGGCCGCGCGGCTGGTGCTGGAACTCGCGAAAACGCGCGCGTACACACCGTTTGCGAAAGACGCGCCCTTTATCGAGACGAGCGGCACGACGCTGCGCTGGGATCCGCGCGAGACGACCAACCCGCTCTTGGGCAGCGTCCACGATCCGATCTATCAGGGCAGCCGGCGTGAGTTCGCCGAAGGCGGGGTCCCCGAGCCCAAGCTCGGGCTCGTGACGCGGGCGCATGGCGGCGTGCTCTTCATCGACGAAATCGGCGAGCTCGACCCGCTCTTGCAAACGCGTCTGCTCAAGGTCCTCGAAGACAAACGCGTTACCTTCGAGTCCTCGTACTACGATAAATCCGCGCCGAACGTGCCGGCCTACGTCAGGCGCCTCTTCGAAGAGGGCGCTCCGGCGGATTTCGTGCTGATCGGCGCGACGACGCGCGATCCCGAGGAGATCGACCCGGCGGTCCGCTCGCGCGCGTCCGAAATCTTTTTTTCGCCGCTCACGCAGCACCAAGTCGTTTCGATCGTACAAGCCGCAATCAAGCGCCTCGGCGCCAAAGCCGCGCGCGGTGTGCCGCAACTGATCGCCTCGTACACGATCGAGGGACGCAAGGCGGTGCAGATCGTCGCCGACGCGTACAGCCAAGCGCTCTACCGCGTCGATCCGCGCAAGAACAACGCGCCGGTTATGTTGACCGAAGCCGACGTGCGCGTGGTCGTGCAAACTTCGCGTCTGGTGCCGCACACACTCGTCAAGGCGCGCGCGGCACGCGAGATCGGCAAGACGTTCGGCCTGGGCGTGCACAACTATCTAGGCAGCATCATCGAGATCGAAGCGGTCGCGTTCGCCGCAGCGCAGACCGGGAGAGGAACGATTCGCTTCAACGACACGGCCGGCTCGATGGCCAAGGATTCGGTCTTCAACGCGACCAGCGTACTGCGCGCGCAAACCGGTATCGACGTCGCCGATTTCGATCTGCACATCAATATCGTGGGCGGAGGGAATATCGACGGTCCCTCGGCGGGCTTGGCGATCTTCCTCGCGCTCTACTCCTCCACCACCAAGACGCCCCTGCCCCAAGATGCGGCAATTACCGGTGAGCTCTCGATTCAGGGCAAGATCCGCGCAGTGGGAGGCGTAGTGGAAAAACTCTACGCCGCACGTCAAGCAGGCATGCGTGCGATGCTCCTGCCGAAGGAGAACGCGCGCGAAGTCGACGTCGCACTCTCGGGAATCGAGATCCTTCCGGTCGCTACGGTGGATCAAGCACTGCGTGCACTTCGCGTCCACAAGATATCCACCCGTCGTTCGCAAGGTCGCTCACAAGCCGCGCGTCGCAAGACCCGGGCATGAGGAGTCCGCGTTGAGCGTTTCGCATCTGCATAGCGGGTCCATCGACCGCATTCCGCCGCACAATCTCGAGGCGGAGATGGCGCTCATCGGTTCGGTGCTGGTGGATCGCGAGATCATGGGCGTCGTGGGCGAGATCGTGCGCCCGGCGGATTTCTACGCGCACGTGCACGAAACGATCTTTGCCGCGCTCCACGACTTGTTCTATCGCGGCGAACCGCTCGATAAGATCACCGTTGCCGAAGCGCTGCGCACCCGCGATCAGCTCGAGAAGGTCGGCGGCCTCTCGTACTTGAGCTCGCTGATGGACACGGTGCAGACCGCTGCGTCGGCGACGTATTATGCCAAGATCGTGCGCGAGAAGTCGACGCTGCGCGGCCTCATCCATGCGGGTACGCAGATCACGCAGCTCGGCTACGAGGCCGAAGAGGACGTCGACGCGGCGCTCGATCAATCCGAGCAACTGGTTTATTCGCTCGGCGAGCGGCAAATGCACGGAGACTTCGTCGCGGTGAACAGCCTGATGAAGGATGCGTTCGAGCACATCGACCGCCTCTTCCACGCGCGCGGCGACCGGACCGGTGTCACTTCGGGATTCCGTGATATCGACAACATGACGACCGGTTTTCAAGCCGGCAACTTCGTCATCATCGCGGCGCGCCCCGGCATGGGCAAAACGTCGTTCGCACTCAACATGGCCGTCGCCGCGGCGCGCGAAGCGAAGGAACCGGTTGCGTTCTTCTCGCTCGAGATGTCGAACAACGAGCTGATCCAACGCTTGATCTGCGCCGAAGCGCAGCTCTCGATGCACGATCTGCGGCGCGGGAATATCAAGAACAATCAGTGGGAAGAGATCTCGCGCGCGATGGGCAGCCTCAACGAATTGCCGATCTATCTCGACGATACCGGCGGCCTCTCGGTGACCGAAGTGCGCAGCCGCTGCCGGCGCTTGAAATCGACCAGCGGCTTGGGCGCGGTGTTCGTCGACTACCTGCAGCTCTTGCGTCCCGGCGTGCTCTCGAAGAATATGAATCGTAACGAAGAGCTCTCCGAAATCTGCCGCACGATGAAGGTGACGGCCAAGGATCTCGGCGTGCCGATCGTCGCGCTCGCGCAATTGAACCGCGGTGTCGAAACGCGCAACGACAAACGCCCGATGCTCGCAGATTTGAGAGATTGTCTCGATGGCGGTGCGCTGGTCACGAACGCGGATACGGGCGAACGAATTCCGGTTCGAGCAATCGTCGAGCAGCGGCTGCGATTCAACGTGTGGGCAGTCGACGACCAGTTGAAGCTGACTCGGAAACCCATCATTGACGCATGGAGCGTTGGCGAGCGTGAGGTCTTCCACGTTACCACGAGGAGTGGGCGCACTCTACGCTGCACGGCGGGGCACCGTCTCCTCTCGCTGGACGGCTGGTCGGAGCTGCGCGACCTGCGTGTGGGCGACACGATTGCCGTGCCGCGTCGCTACGACGCTCCCGCGTGGCGCGGTCCGTCCATTTCCGAAGGCCGGGCACTGCTCCTCGGATGGCTGATCGGTGACGGACATCTCGGCGGAAGTGCGGCGTTGACGGTCTCTTCGATGGAAGAGGCGCAATATGCCGTAAAGCTTGCAGAGGACGAGTTCGGTATTCAACCATTCGTCAAGCCGGAGCGACCCGGCACGAGCGCTCAGCGTGCGCTAACGGACCGTGAGCACATCGTCGAGTTCATGGATCGGATCGGATTCCTGGGGGCAAAGCATGAGCGTGCCAACTCGCGGGTCGTTCGCGAGAAGCGCAGTGCCGCCGCGCACGTCGACCGTATCCCACTGGCGGTGAACGACTGGGTAACGATGTTGCGCCGCGAGCGCGGGCTTTCACACGCCGCTCTGGGATGGCGAGATCAAGGAAAGCGCATGAGCCGTAGGACATCTGCGACGTTGGCGCAGTGGCTCGATGACCCGGCGCTCGAGGTCCTCTCACAGACCGACGTGATGTGGGACGAGATTTCGGCGGTCGAGTCGCTCGGCCCGGCGACCACATACGATATCACCGTCGGCACGTTGCACAACTTCTGCGTCGATGACATCGTAACCCATAATTCGGGCAGTCTTGAACAGGAATCGGATCTCGTCGCGTTTCTGTTTCGCGACGGTTATTACAATCCCGAAGTGCCCGAGCCCGACGTGACCGAATTCATCATCGCCAAGCATCGCAACGGCCCGACCGGGATGGTCAAGCTGCGCTTCCAAAAAGAGTACACGTTGTTCGTCCCCTACGCGGACGAATCACATTTCCCGCCTCCCTGATTTGCCTGGCTCTTCGTCAGCTCGCCTAAATTTCGCCGGGGCGCAAGAGGTCGAAGAATTCGGTGGCGGAGTCGCGCAGCACGTTGAGCAGGCGGCCGAAATGCGGCCGAACTTCCGAGGCGGAATTCACGCACAGTTCGACGGTGAAGAGCACGTCGCTCTCCTCTTGCCAAAGCGCGGTCTTGACGAATTTTTTTCGCACGTTGAGCGCGTTGGCCACGTCGATCGCCTGCGCCGGATCGACGCGCGGCGGTAACGCCCAACCGGAACCGATCATGATGAACGAGGGATCGTCGCGATACGAAACGACGAAATACCGGTCGCCCTCGCTCTTGAACGCGATGCGCCGCGCATCGTCGTCGTCATCGCGGGTGAAGAAGAGCCCTTCGTCGCGCAACGCCAGCTCGATCGCTCGCAGCGGATCGCTCACTGACCGTCGCCCATCATAAACGAATTGATGAATTTCTCGGCGGCGGCCTTGCTTTCGGTGCGGTCGACAATGTCCTCGACCGCCTGTGTTCCGGCATCGCGCAAGCGGGAGACCAAGATCCAAAACGCGTGCATCAGCTCCTGCGTCGATTCGGCTTCCTGATCGAGGGTGGCCACGAAGAGACTTCCATCGTGCGCGAGCGTGAAGGTTACGGTCGGGTGATCCTTGCGGGCGCGTTCGAGCGCTTCGGCGTTTTGGTCGGGTTCGCGCGCCCATTCGGGAATTTCGTAGGCGGTGGAAATGCTCAGCGTTCGTTCGTCGCCCTCGTTCGTCGTAACCGAAAAGACCTGTCCGCGTGTGCGGAAGAGCAGCTCGCTCGATCCGGTGTCCGGATCGATCGGGGTAGCGTCGACTTTGTGTCCCTCGCTTTCGATGAAGCGCTTTACCGTCTCACGGACGCTGAGCATGGATTCCTTCGGCGATATAGGATCGCGAGAGATGCACGTATTCCTCCGCGGCGA
Coding sequences within:
- a CDS encoding cupin domain-containing protein, whose translation is MESALISRPALELVLAPRTVTEFFDRHFEKLPLHVERGDEAYFADVYNVADLEDSLVVGAREPENFALVKAGSPEIPEDDFTYERPSVRWRLTGKGPRRWIDARKVVSYFADGYTIIIKDAALFSARLQRFCNHLQRDLMAFAQPNVYFTPPAAQGFEVHHDTHDTLTAQIAGEKTWRIYEPIIQLPLESQPFHSGTKVEGLKLLDEVRLRAGDTLYIPRGFPHEAKTSQSLSLHCTFALAPVRITDVLDLALRIAGDQDVELRHALPPAVLAQEDLATRLGQFFESRLTQTFETPRMRVALDIALNELFRLTRPNANGAFAQALQTFAITPATRVRIDETIPYVVRTRGEGIELLIAGKVVAFPPICKAAFERLQRGPASAAEMDPALSPEHRELLIKLLVLEGLLIIEG
- a CDS encoding glutamine synthetase family protein codes for the protein MRDFLELPYSELEELNLAAKEQHRNRVPLDKIQADRLSYLGKESRIKAVTVLFSDLEGRLHMLDYDKKFLLKSYDNLTFDGSSIRGFTAQRESDLRLALDWGAFYWAPADVFGPGKMLVFGDVLNRDGSPFSGDIRGTLKRLSDDAYSKNGYTLNAANEIEGFLFDGIDAEQNFYETEKFDYVNTGGYYKSLPGDPLRRFIDTVAEVQRAMGFENEKDHPEVAPSQFEINYNYGEAVSAADRIALYKLICRQVATGMGMTASFLPKPVVGVNGSGMHTNVSVSKDGKNLFWDPKGDENLSSLALSFTDRILSAGEDICLMLNSSVNAYRRLDPHFEAPNQIMASAIDRGSMVRFPIGNERSVRIEVRSVAPDANPYMVMLAVFKTGLEGTISSTPNLRQAKRFLPDNIYDALAAFRNSKWTSAMLGDDVKERYAELKQVAADRCPRSLGTYVKAPEVQFHHEVYNQYLWNLF
- a CDS encoding ammonium transporter, yielding MFVLADVNPYLEAPKWLNSGDTAWQLTAATFVGLQSVPGLAILYAGLVKKKWALNSAVMVFYAFSVVLLSWTLLSYNMSFGNPAKLGPGILAAFIGIPGPALGPFYEIGQSVVPLAASGMPALHFPGSAMIYFQFVFAAITPILIAGSVFGRMNFKAWMLFVPLWSIIVYSIGAFALWGGGWLAQLGAVDYSGGYVIHLAAGISGFTAAAVVGPRLLADQRDFEPNNLIMAFAGAGILWLGWNGFNGGDPYFANADAGAAVLNTNIATATALLVWLIADMFATGKPNAVSMINGMIAGLVAITPCAGYVNGYGAIMVGVVTIVPWLTLRYLSRLSFFKKVDDTFSVLHTHGVAGLVGGLMAGLVADPNMIEYVANAAAGKNAATVSVSGWLYGGGPTQFVHQAEAAAFIIVTNVIGTFVILKVISFIVPLRVTEDHMEAGDLAIHGVDPIPGIGVPAAPAGSRA
- a CDS encoding outer membrane beta-barrel protein, with amino-acid sequence MRVAALALVAAVAAAGALGAATAASAQQTPPPTPAPTPTPTATPYASGAIGGDLMIVGIQTYNTNVSGALDTPNGADKQGRDDLSDLLVNASATSGYYKISATAGGYNFPTVGTAINSTFNNYKSLTDNATCANTSCYSLVPLWQAAYTSPDQHLTIYGGQIGTLLGAEGAFTYQNVDIERGLGWALEPVVSRGVHAGYSNGPWTVAAEYNDGFYSGSLRTIEYEVAWAPSSATSLTFVGMNPGANTPGNATSAIANQSEYNLMYSRAAGKWQFSPYALWVRSPSSAALGFTSAESDYALSLLGSYTFSNAFLVGFRIEDAENEAATSDLSPNAFLLYGPGSGATTFTLTPTLKFGGSGILRVEWAHASVRNGIAGTIFGTAGSLTSQNRIGFEFGASH
- the rpsR gene encoding 30S ribosomal protein S18 is translated as MAATKTKRAVKDRRPKRKSCNFCADKAIDISYRDVNRLKKYVSERGKIVPRRISGNCAKHQRLLTTAVKRARVIAFLPYVSE
- the rplI gene encoding 50S ribosomal protein L9 yields the protein MKVILLGDVKALGKKGDVVDVAEGYARNFLLPRNLASEANKGALAAHADQKRAQEKREAQTLAQAKELASKIESMQLDVKAKAGGNGKLFGAVTNADVAHALAKALEVDVDKHKIEIKSAIKALGSYPVEIKLHRNVVAKATINVVSS
- the lonC gene encoding Lon family ATP-dependent protease yields the protein MAAGSDGTYASRLRRKYGVEDELNRYVSALYEMLAGAIGHDKLVLRAGKVSALKMMRSQNLSDRLCALGRLVFEDPTLERATTRAQQRKTIAEIEEAMADLLAQKSVGDAIDRKVSEKMNARHQEYLNDLKLEALREDAGPETPATQAKLEELEALSQRSLAASALQQLRPQRLAEIIGQESAIKALLAKISSPYPQHVILYGPPGVGKTTAARLVLELAKTRAYTPFAKDAPFIETSGTTLRWDPRETTNPLLGSVHDPIYQGSRREFAEGGVPEPKLGLVTRAHGGVLFIDEIGELDPLLQTRLLKVLEDKRVTFESSYYDKSAPNVPAYVRRLFEEGAPADFVLIGATTRDPEEIDPAVRSRASEIFFSPLTQHQVVSIVQAAIKRLGAKAARGVPQLIASYTIEGRKAVQIVADAYSQALYRVDPRKNNAPVMLTEADVRVVVQTSRLVPHTLVKARAAREIGKTFGLGVHNYLGSIIEIEAVAFAAAQTGRGTIRFNDTAGSMAKDSVFNATSVLRAQTGIDVADFDLHINIVGGGNIDGPSAGLAIFLALYSSTTKTPLPQDAAITGELSIQGKIRAVGGVVEKLYAARQAGMRAMLLPKENAREVDVALSGIEILPVATVDQALRALRVHKISTRRSQGRSQAARRKTRA
- the dnaB gene encoding replicative DNA helicase, whose translation is MSVSHLHSGSIDRIPPHNLEAEMALIGSVLVDREIMGVVGEIVRPADFYAHVHETIFAALHDLFYRGEPLDKITVAEALRTRDQLEKVGGLSYLSSLMDTVQTAASATYYAKIVREKSTLRGLIHAGTQITQLGYEAEEDVDAALDQSEQLVYSLGERQMHGDFVAVNSLMKDAFEHIDRLFHARGDRTGVTSGFRDIDNMTTGFQAGNFVIIAARPGMGKTSFALNMAVAAAREAKEPVAFFSLEMSNNELIQRLICAEAQLSMHDLRRGNIKNNQWEEISRAMGSLNELPIYLDDTGGLSVTEVRSRCRRLKSTSGLGAVFVDYLQLLRPGVLSKNMNRNEELSEICRTMKVTAKDLGVPIVALAQLNRGVETRNDKRPMLADLRDCLDGGALVTNADTGERIPVRAIVEQRLRFNVWAVDDQLKLTRKPIIDAWSVGEREVFHVTTRSGRTLRCTAGHRLLSLDGWSELRDLRVGDTIAVPRRYDAPAWRGPSISEGRALLLGWLIGDGHLGGSAALTVSSMEEAQYAVKLAEDEFGIQPFVKPERPGTSAQRALTDREHIVEFMDRIGFLGAKHERANSRVVREKRSAAAHVDRIPLAVNDWVTMLRRERGLSHAALGWRDQGKRMSRRTSATLAQWLDDPALEVLSQTDVMWDEISAVESLGPATTYDITVGTLHNFCVDDIVTHNSGSLEQESDLVAFLFRDGYYNPEVPEPDVTEFIIAKHRNGPTGMVKLRFQKEYTLFVPYADESHFPPP
- a CDS encoding YbjN domain-containing protein — translated: MSDPLRAIELALRDEGLFFTRDDDDDARRIAFKSEGDRYFVVSYRDDPSFIMIGSGWALPPRVDPAQAIDVANALNVRKKFVKTALWQEESDVLFTVELCVNSASEVRPHFGRLLNVLRDSATEFFDLLRPGEI